In the Nocardioides panaciterrulae genome, CGGGGGGCAGCTCGGCACCCCAGGTGCCGAGCACGGCGGGCAGGTCGAAGGCGCGCTGGAACCAGGTGCGACCGCGCTCGGAGCGGTTGAGGAACTTCCGGTAGGACCACTTGCGGCCCTGCTTGACGCTCTCCTGCCAGGCGGCCGGCAGCTGCCGGGCCAGGTCCCGGGCGGAGTAGAGCACGTGCACCTCGGTGTCGCCTCCCGCGCCCAGGTCGGCCATCGCCCGGGCCACCGCCTCGGGCGCGGCCGGCGCGAGGATCTCGTGGCTGATGAGCACGGTCCCGGAACGGCGCCGGACCTTCTTCACCAGCGCCTCCCAGGCGCCCGCGGCGTGACCGGGGGCGCCGCCCCAGTCCTGGCCGAGCAGGTCGAGCGCCGCCCGGAACTGGGACAGCGCGGGGCTGACCAGCGGCGAGCCGGTCGGCACGTGCACGCCGTGGTCGGCGAGCGAGCGCGCGTTCAACCCGATCCGGTCCTGCAGGTAGGTCGTCCCGGTCTTGGGGGCACCGACGTGCAGGTAGACGAGCCGGCTCATGCGCCAGATTGTGCCGCACCACCTGCGGCGTCCCCCGCACTGGCCGGGGCGAGCGCGCGCACCACCGCCGAGGGACTGGGGCGACCGAGGTGCCCCGCCATCCAGACGCTGGCGGCGGCCACCTCCTCGAGCTCGACCCCGGTCTCGATGCCCAGGCCGCGCAGCATCCACACGAGGTCCTCGGTGGCCAGGTTGCCGGTGGCGCTCTTCGCGTACGGGCAGCCGCCGAGCCCGCCGGCGCTGGCGTCGTACGTCGTGATCCCGGACTGCAGGGCCGCGTAGGTGTTGGCCAGCGCCTGGCCGTAGGTGTCGTGGAAGTGCATGGCGAGCTGGTCGGTGCCCATGCCGGCCTCCACGAACGCCCGGACCAGCGCGGAAACGTGGCCCGCGGTGCCGACCCCGATCGTGTCGCCGAGGCTGAGCTGGCTGGCGCCGAGGTCGAAGAGCCGCTTGCCGACCTCGACGACCTGGGCGACCGGGACCGGCCCCTCCCACGGGTCGCCGAAGCACATGCTGACGTAGGCGCGGACGTCCAGGCCGTGCTCGCGGGCGCGGCGCACGGTCGGCTCGAACATCGCGAACTGCTCGTCGAGGCTGCGGTTGAGGTTCTTCTGCGCGAACGTCTCGGTGGCCGAGCCGAAGATCGCGATGTGCCGCACGCCCAGCTCGAGCGCCCGGTCGAGGCCGCGCTCGTTGGGCACCAGCACCGGGCAGTCGCGGCCGGCGGCGCCCAGCAGGCCCATCAGCTCGGCCGCGTCGGCCAGCTGGGGCACCCAGCGCGGGTGCACGAAGCTGGTGGCCTCGACGACCGGCAGGCCGGCGGCCAGCAGCCGGCGGACGAACTCGGCCTTGACCTCGGTCGGGACCAGCGCCTTCTCGTTCTGCAGCCCGTCGCGCGGGCCGACCTCGTAGATCGTCACCCGCTCGGGCATCGACGCGACCGGCGTGACGGTGGCCGGGACCACGGTGGGGGTGCGCATCAGGCCTCTCCTCGGGGCTCGCGGGGGGTGCTGGGCGGCGTCATCCGGCCGCCTGCTGCTCCAGCGGCGCGACCAGGAACAGCCGGGCGCCGAGCGCGACCTGGTCGCCGACGCCGGCCCCGACCTCGGTGACCGTGCCGGCGAACGGCGCCTTGAGCGCGAGCTCCATCTTCATCGCCTCCAGCGCGCCGAGCACCTCGCCCTCGGCGACGTCCTGCCCCTGCTCCACGCGCACGTCGAGCACGGTGCCGGGCATCGGCGCCAGGATCGCGCCGTCGCTGAGGTCGAGGGCGTGGTCGCCGAAGACGTCGGGACGCTCGAAGACGAAGCGGTGCCCCCGGTGCACGACCTCGACGGCGTGGGCGCCGACGTCCACGACCGCCCGGTGCCGGGTGCCGTCGACGCCGAGCACCACCGTGTGCTGCTCGGCGGAGAACTGCTGCACGGCGACCGGGCCGTCCCCGGCGTCGACCAGGCCGCGGGCCCGGTCCACGCGCACCGGCCGGTCGAGCTCCACCAGCACCGGAGCGGGCTCGGCGCCGAGCCGCCAGCCGTCGGCGCGGAACGGGTCCCCGCCGCCGGCGTCCTGGGTCCAGACGAACGCCGCGGTCCACGCCGCGATCACCCGGGCCGTCTCCGGCGACGGCTCGGCGACCTGGTGCCGGTCCAGCCAGGCGGTGTCGATGGTGGCGTCGCGGAACTCTTCGCCGGCGGCCAGCGCGCGCAGGAAGCCGACGTTGGTGGTCAGCCCCAGGATCGCGGTGTCGTCGAGGGCGGCGACCAGCGCCTTGCGGGCCGACTCGCGGTCCGGGCCGCGGGCGATGACCTTGCCGAGCATCGGGTCGTAGGCCGTGCTCACGACCTGGCCGCTCTCCAGGGCCGCGTCCACCCGGGCGGCGGCCGGCCAGCGGACCAGCACGGCGGTGCCCGCCTGGGGCAGGAACCCGTGGAAGGAGTCCTCGGCGTAGACGCGGGCCTCGATGGCGTGCCCGGCCAGGCCGAGGTCGGCCTGGGTGAACGGCAGCGGCTCGCCCGAGGCGATCCGCAGCTGCAGCTGCACGAGGTCGACGTGCTCGCCGGCGGTCCCGGTCGCGCGTTGCTGGGGGCCGGCGCACACCACGACCGACTCGGTGACCGGGTGCTCGACCTGCAGCCGGGTGTTCATCTCCAGGAAGTAGGCCTCCCCGGTGGCCTCGTCGAGCAGGAACTCCACGGTGCCGGCGTTCTCGTAGCCCACCTCGGTCGCGAGCGCGACGGCCGCGGAGGTGACCGCGCGGCGGGTCTCCTCGGTGATCGTCGGCGCCGGCGCCTCCTCCAGCACCTTCTGGTGGCGGCGCTGGGTGGAGCAGTCGCGCTCGAAGAGGTGCACGACCCGGCCGTGGCCGTCGGCGAGCACCTGCACCTCGATGTGCCGGCCGCGCTCGACGTACTTCTCCACCAGCAGCGTGTCGTCGCCGAACGCGCTGGCGGCCTCGCGGCCCGCGGCGGCCACGGCCTCGGCGAAGTCGCCGGGCTCCCGGACCACCCGCATGCCCTTGCCGCCGCCACCGGCGGCGGCCTTGACCAGCACCGGGAACCGCATGTCCTCGACCGGGTCGTCCAGGGCGTACGACGGCACCACGGGCACGCCGGCCTTGACGGCGATCTCGCGGGCCGCGTCCTTGCGACCCATCTGCTCCATCACCCGGGCGGACGGGCCGACCAGCACGAGCCCGGCGTCCTCCACGGCCTGCGCGAACGCGGCCCGCTCGGAGAGGAACCCGTAGCCCGGGTGGATGGCGGCGGCCCCGGAAACCCGGGCGGCCGCCACCACCGCCTCGATGTCGAGGTAGCTCTCGACCCGCACCGCGTCGTCGGCCGCCCGCACGTGCGGGGCCTCCCTGTCGAGGTCGGAGTGGATCGCGATGCTGCGCACCCCGAGCGCCCGGCAGGCGCGGATGACCCGCAGCGCGATCTCGCCGCGGTTGGCGATCAGGACGGACTCGAGCATGGGTGAACTCACATTCTGAAGATGCCGTAGGACGGCTCGGGGACCGGCGCGTTGGCGGCGGCGGCCAGCCCCATGCCGAGCACCCGTCGGGTGTCGGCGGGGTCGATCACGCCGTCGTCCCACAGCCGTGCGGTGGAGTAGTACGGCGAGCCCTGGTGCTCGTACTGGTCCCGGAGCGGGGCCTTGAACGACTCCTCGTCCTCGGCGGACCACTGCTCGCCGCGCGCCTCCAGCCCGTCGCGACGGACCGTGGCCAGCACGCTGGCGGCCTGCTCGCCGCCCATCACCGAGATCCGGGCGTTGGGCCACATCCACAAGAACCGGGGGTCGTAGGCGCGCCCGCACATGCCGTAGTTGCCGGCGCCGAACGAGCCGCCGATCACCACGGTGAACTTCGGCACCACCGAGCAGGCGACCGCGGTGACCAGTTTGGCGCCGTCCCGGGCGATGCCGCGGTTCTCGTACTCGCGGCCGACCATGAAGCCGGTGATGTTCTGCAGGAACACCAGCGGCACGCCGCGCTGGTTGCACAGCTCGATGAAGTGGGCGCCCTTGAGCGCGGACTCGCTGAACAGGATGCCGTTGTTGGCCACGATGCCGACCGGGTAGCCGTGGATCCGGGCGAAGCCGCAGACCAGCGTCTCGCCGTAGAGCTTCTTGAACTCGTGGAACCGGCTGGCGTCGACCACGCGGCGGATCACCTCGCGCACGTCGTACGGCGTGCGGGTGTCGGCCGGCACCACGTCGTACAGGGTCTCGGGATCCTCGTGGGGCTCCTCCACCTCGTGCTGCGGGAAGCCCGCGGCGGTGGGCCGCTCGAAGGTGGCCACGATGCTGCGCACGATCGCCAGCGCGTGCGCGTCGTCCTCGGCCAGGTGGTCGACCACGCCGGAGGTGCGGGCGTGCACGTCGCCGCCGCCGAGCTCCTCGGCGGTGACCACCTCGCCGGTGGCGGCCTTCACCAGCGGCGGGCCGCCGAGGAAGATCGTGCCCTGCTCCTTGACGATCACGGTCTCGTCCGACATCGCCGGCACGTAGGCGCCACCGGCGGTGCACGAGCCCATCACGCTGGCGATCTGCGGGATGCCGCGCGCGGAGAGGTTG is a window encoding:
- a CDS encoding hydroxymethylglutaryl-CoA lyase, whose protein sequence is MRTPTVVPATVTPVASMPERVTIYEVGPRDGLQNEKALVPTEVKAEFVRRLLAAGLPVVEATSFVHPRWVPQLADAAELMGLLGAAGRDCPVLVPNERGLDRALELGVRHIAIFGSATETFAQKNLNRSLDEQFAMFEPTVRRAREHGLDVRAYVSMCFGDPWEGPVPVAQVVEVGKRLFDLGASQLSLGDTIGVGTAGHVSALVRAFVEAGMGTDQLAMHFHDTYGQALANTYAALQSGITTYDASAGGLGGCPYAKSATGNLATEDLVWMLRGLGIETGVELEEVAAASVWMAGHLGRPSPSAVVRALAPASAGDAAGGAAQSGA
- a CDS encoding acetyl/propionyl/methylcrotonyl-CoA carboxylase subunit alpha — encoded protein: MLESVLIANRGEIALRVIRACRALGVRSIAIHSDLDREAPHVRAADDAVRVESYLDIEAVVAAARVSGAAAIHPGYGFLSERAAFAQAVEDAGLVLVGPSARVMEQMGRKDAAREIAVKAGVPVVPSYALDDPVEDMRFPVLVKAAAGGGGKGMRVVREPGDFAEAVAAAGREAASAFGDDTLLVEKYVERGRHIEVQVLADGHGRVVHLFERDCSTQRRHQKVLEEAPAPTITEETRRAVTSAAVALATEVGYENAGTVEFLLDEATGEAYFLEMNTRLQVEHPVTESVVVCAGPQQRATGTAGEHVDLVQLQLRIASGEPLPFTQADLGLAGHAIEARVYAEDSFHGFLPQAGTAVLVRWPAAARVDAALESGQVVSTAYDPMLGKVIARGPDRESARKALVAALDDTAILGLTTNVGFLRALAAGEEFRDATIDTAWLDRHQVAEPSPETARVIAAWTAAFVWTQDAGGGDPFRADGWRLGAEPAPVLVELDRPVRVDRARGLVDAGDGPVAVQQFSAEQHTVVLGVDGTRHRAVVDVGAHAVEVVHRGHRFVFERPDVFGDHALDLSDGAILAPMPGTVLDVRVEQGQDVAEGEVLGALEAMKMELALKAPFAGTVTEVGAGVGDQVALGARLFLVAPLEQQAAG
- a CDS encoding carboxyl transferase domain-containing protein, with protein sequence MAHEMKALVDELRDRLALARRGGSESARTKHTDRGKLLVRDRVDRLLDPGSPFLELSPLAATGMYGAKDGEEAVPSAGIVTGVGRVSGRECVVVANDATVKGGTYYPMTVKKHLRAQAVAAENNLPCLYLVDSGGAFLPMQDEVFPDREHFGRIFFNQANLSARGIPQIASVMGSCTAGGAYVPAMSDETVIVKEQGTIFLGGPPLVKAATGEVVTAEELGGGDVHARTSGVVDHLAEDDAHALAIVRSIVATFERPTAAGFPQHEVEEPHEDPETLYDVVPADTRTPYDVREVIRRVVDASRFHEFKKLYGETLVCGFARIHGYPVGIVANNGILFSESALKGAHFIELCNQRGVPLVFLQNITGFMVGREYENRGIARDGAKLVTAVACSVVPKFTVVIGGSFGAGNYGMCGRAYDPRFLWMWPNARISVMGGEQAASVLATVRRDGLEARGEQWSAEDEESFKAPLRDQYEHQGSPYYSTARLWDDGVIDPADTRRVLGMGLAAAANAPVPEPSYGIFRM